A stretch of the Takifugu flavidus isolate HTHZ2018 chromosome 1, ASM371156v2, whole genome shotgun sequence genome encodes the following:
- the LOC130529365 gene encoding alpha-1,6-mannosylglycoprotein 6-beta-N-acetylglucosaminyltransferase A-like isoform X2 has product MKPLSLERTFSISLFICFIWCLGLSYFTLSNNEQEAARFGHQNSWTKKQVEASGAEASSKPLWGRYEEEVNVLRSKSKMKDDLISRLNSDKLQLEQEVVGLKERLSKKAEKQVKSGPLMHNYEGEFKALKIQMEAEENKTEKMEETIKGLLSNKLQLEQEVAHLKELLVQKAEEHTNKDKINEDKDCPLPPMDGYPECLGKLKWMKEGWTSDPCYIINGVNGSLCSILIYLSEIETWCPRLPGRVIPTASSQRTEAGQAVIRENLQGLSSKLANRIQYKWINQRIFSMEDIWVKAGRSLSAKHDLKGRKAKQILVHPGAVTDEIGIARSAFNGGPLGELVQWSDLVSTLHILGHHLHLSASITDLKIFLGGLKSGCPSMPTLEPNLIYTDILGLQQMQKALPNIWSKYQCKIRILDSFGTEPDFNHVSWAKGHNLSSPYGGLNLIPLQFYTMFPHTPDNTFLGFVVQPHWSDEENKKLESIKRKNQALVYGKRASFWKGKTAYLDTIHKYLDLHGTVDNGALIPSYVTNHGIVKGAEVHALLRESKVFVGLSFPFEGPAPLEALANGCVFLNPRLNPPQSRLNSEFFKEKPNIREVTSQHPYAEAIGEPYVWMVDMDNSTDVERAVKAIINQTIEPYIPYEFTCEGMLQRVNILIEKQDFCNSTTSWPPLSTLQVVTAEVGASCKDTCQKQGLICEPAFFPHLNSAQSLANYGINCQTTEHSGGYLVLPAYDNNSKHCVFQSDPLLFSCVRSHLSWTRVCPCRDYIKDQIALCKACL; this is encoded by the exons ATGAAACCTCTCTCCCTGGAGAGGACTTTTTCCATATCACTCTTCATCTGCTTCATCTGGTGTTTGGGTTTATCATATTTCACCCTG AGCAACAATGAGCAGGAAGCCGCCAGGTTTGGCCATCAGAATAGTTGGACAAAAAAGCAGGTGGAAGCAAGCGGAGCTGAAG CATCTTCCAAGCCTCTCTGGGGTCGGTACGAGGAGGAAGTGAACGTACTCCGGTCAAAATCAAAGATGAAAGATGACCTGATTTCAAGGCTGAATTCTGATAAActccagctggagcaggaagttgTTGGTTTAAAGGAACGCCTGAGTAAAAAGGCAGAGAAACAAGTCAAATCAG GACCTCTGATGCACAACTATGAGGGGGAATTTAAGGCACTGAAGATCCAAATGgaagcagaggaaaataaaacagagaaaatggaggagacGATCAAGGGCCTGCTTTCCAATAAActccagctggagcaggaagtggcacACCTGAAGGAACTACTAGTCCAGAAGGCAGAAGAACACACCAACAAAG ATAAAATTAATGAGGATAAAGATTGTCCACTGCCGCCCATGGATGGATATCCAGAATGTCTGGGGAAATTAAAG TGGATGAAGGAGGGTTGGACATCGGACCCCTGCTACATTATTAACGGAGTCAACGGATCTCTGTGCTCAATTCTCATCTACCTCAGTGAG ATAGAGACGTGGTGTCCTCGACTTCCAGGCAGAGTGATTCCCACAGCTTCTTCACAACGCACAGAG GCTGGACAGGCAGTAATAAGGGAAAATCTGCAGGGTCTTTCCTCAAAACTTGCCAACAGGATCCAGTATAAATGGATTAACCAACGAATTTTCAGCATGGAAGACATTTGGGTCAAGGCTGGACGCTCCCTTTCAGCCAAACATGACCTCAAAGGGCGTAAAGCTAAACAG ATTTTGGTGCATCCTGGTGCAGTAACAGATGAAATTGGAATAGCGAGGTCGGCATTCAACGGGGGGCCCCTGGGTGAGCTGGTCCAGTGGAGTGATCTCGTCTCCACTCTGCACATCCTGGGCCATCACCTCCATCTTTCTGCCTCCATAACTGACCTGAAAAT CTTCCTGGGGGGGTTGAAGAGTGGCTGTCCTTCTATGCCCACACTGGAACCAAACCTGATCTACACAGACATTCTCGGCCTTCAACAAATGCAGAAGGCGCTACCAAACATATGGAGCAAATACCA gtgtaAAATAAGGATTTTGGACTCGTTCGGCACTGAACCAGACTTTAATCATGTTTCTTGGGCCAAAGGTCACAATCTGTCCAGTCCATATGGCGGCTTGAACCTGATTCCACTGCAGTTCTACACCATGTTTC CTCACACTCCGGACAACACTTTCTTGGGATTTGTGGTGCAGCCTCATTGGAGTGACGAAGAAAACAAGAAGCTTGAATCGATTAAGAGGAAAAATCAGGCGCTCGTGTATGGCAAGCGTGCAAGTTTTTGGAAG GGTAAAACAGCTTATCTGGACACCATTCACAAGTACTTGGATCTCCATGGGACAGTTGATAATGGTGCTTTAATTCCAAGCTATGTGACAAATCATGGCATTGTGAAAGGCGCAGAGGTACATGCCCTGTTGAGAGAGAGCAAG GTTTTTGTGGGGTTGTCGTTTCCGTTTGAAGGCCCCGCCCCTTTGGAGGCCCTGGCGAATGGCTGCGTTTTCCTGAACCCCCGGTTAAACCCCCCACAGAGCAGACTGAACTCGGAGTTCTTCAAGGAAAAGCCCAACatcagagag GTGACATCACAGCACCCTTATGCCGAGGCCATAGGAGAGCCATATGTGTGGATGGTCGATATGGACAATTCTACAGATGTGGAGAGAGCTGTCAAAGCTATCATCAACCAAACA ATCGAGCCCTATATTCCCTATGAGTTCACCTGTGAAGGGATGCTCCAGAGAGTCAATATCCTTATTGAAAAACAG GACTTTTGTAACAGCACAACGAGCTGGCCCCCACTGAGCACGCTCCAGGTGGTCACAGCTGAGGTCGGCGCTTCCTGTAAAGACACCTGCCAGAAGCAGGGGCTGATCTGTGAACCAGCATTCTTCCCTCATCTTAACAGTGCCCAAAGCCTCGCGAA CTATGGTATTAATTGCCAAACCACGGAGCATTCTGGTGGGTACCTGGTGCTCCCAGCCTACgacaacaacagcaaacactgtGTGTTCCAGTCTGACCCCCTGCTCTTCAGCTGTGTTCGATCACACCTGTCCTGGACGCGAGTGTGTCCCTGTAGGGACTACATCAAAGACCAGATAGCCTTGTGCAAGGCCTGCCTATGA
- the LOC130529365 gene encoding alpha-1,6-mannosylglycoprotein 6-beta-N-acetylglucosaminyltransferase A-like isoform X1, translating to MCAGEGSGIMKPLSLERTFSISLFICFIWCLGLSYFTLSNNEQEAARFGHQNSWTKKQVEASGAEASSKPLWGRYEEEVNVLRSKSKMKDDLISRLNSDKLQLEQEVVGLKERLSKKAEKQVKSGPLMHNYEGEFKALKIQMEAEENKTEKMEETIKGLLSNKLQLEQEVAHLKELLVQKAEEHTNKDKINEDKDCPLPPMDGYPECLGKLKWMKEGWTSDPCYIINGVNGSLCSILIYLSEIETWCPRLPGRVIPTASSQRTEAGQAVIRENLQGLSSKLANRIQYKWINQRIFSMEDIWVKAGRSLSAKHDLKGRKAKQILVHPGAVTDEIGIARSAFNGGPLGELVQWSDLVSTLHILGHHLHLSASITDLKIFLGGLKSGCPSMPTLEPNLIYTDILGLQQMQKALPNIWSKYQCKIRILDSFGTEPDFNHVSWAKGHNLSSPYGGLNLIPLQFYTMFPHTPDNTFLGFVVQPHWSDEENKKLESIKRKNQALVYGKRASFWKGKTAYLDTIHKYLDLHGTVDNGALIPSYVTNHGIVKGAEVHALLRESKVFVGLSFPFEGPAPLEALANGCVFLNPRLNPPQSRLNSEFFKEKPNIREVTSQHPYAEAIGEPYVWMVDMDNSTDVERAVKAIINQTIEPYIPYEFTCEGMLQRVNILIEKQDFCNSTTSWPPLSTLQVVTAEVGASCKDTCQKQGLICEPAFFPHLNSAQSLANYGINCQTTEHSGGYLVLPAYDNNSKHCVFQSDPLLFSCVRSHLSWTRVCPCRDYIKDQIALCKACL from the exons ATGTGTGCAGGAGAAGGCAGTGGAATCATGAAACCTCTCTCCCTGGAGAGGACTTTTTCCATATCACTCTTCATCTGCTTCATCTGGTGTTTGGGTTTATCATATTTCACCCTG AGCAACAATGAGCAGGAAGCCGCCAGGTTTGGCCATCAGAATAGTTGGACAAAAAAGCAGGTGGAAGCAAGCGGAGCTGAAG CATCTTCCAAGCCTCTCTGGGGTCGGTACGAGGAGGAAGTGAACGTACTCCGGTCAAAATCAAAGATGAAAGATGACCTGATTTCAAGGCTGAATTCTGATAAActccagctggagcaggaagttgTTGGTTTAAAGGAACGCCTGAGTAAAAAGGCAGAGAAACAAGTCAAATCAG GACCTCTGATGCACAACTATGAGGGGGAATTTAAGGCACTGAAGATCCAAATGgaagcagaggaaaataaaacagagaaaatggaggagacGATCAAGGGCCTGCTTTCCAATAAActccagctggagcaggaagtggcacACCTGAAGGAACTACTAGTCCAGAAGGCAGAAGAACACACCAACAAAG ATAAAATTAATGAGGATAAAGATTGTCCACTGCCGCCCATGGATGGATATCCAGAATGTCTGGGGAAATTAAAG TGGATGAAGGAGGGTTGGACATCGGACCCCTGCTACATTATTAACGGAGTCAACGGATCTCTGTGCTCAATTCTCATCTACCTCAGTGAG ATAGAGACGTGGTGTCCTCGACTTCCAGGCAGAGTGATTCCCACAGCTTCTTCACAACGCACAGAG GCTGGACAGGCAGTAATAAGGGAAAATCTGCAGGGTCTTTCCTCAAAACTTGCCAACAGGATCCAGTATAAATGGATTAACCAACGAATTTTCAGCATGGAAGACATTTGGGTCAAGGCTGGACGCTCCCTTTCAGCCAAACATGACCTCAAAGGGCGTAAAGCTAAACAG ATTTTGGTGCATCCTGGTGCAGTAACAGATGAAATTGGAATAGCGAGGTCGGCATTCAACGGGGGGCCCCTGGGTGAGCTGGTCCAGTGGAGTGATCTCGTCTCCACTCTGCACATCCTGGGCCATCACCTCCATCTTTCTGCCTCCATAACTGACCTGAAAAT CTTCCTGGGGGGGTTGAAGAGTGGCTGTCCTTCTATGCCCACACTGGAACCAAACCTGATCTACACAGACATTCTCGGCCTTCAACAAATGCAGAAGGCGCTACCAAACATATGGAGCAAATACCA gtgtaAAATAAGGATTTTGGACTCGTTCGGCACTGAACCAGACTTTAATCATGTTTCTTGGGCCAAAGGTCACAATCTGTCCAGTCCATATGGCGGCTTGAACCTGATTCCACTGCAGTTCTACACCATGTTTC CTCACACTCCGGACAACACTTTCTTGGGATTTGTGGTGCAGCCTCATTGGAGTGACGAAGAAAACAAGAAGCTTGAATCGATTAAGAGGAAAAATCAGGCGCTCGTGTATGGCAAGCGTGCAAGTTTTTGGAAG GGTAAAACAGCTTATCTGGACACCATTCACAAGTACTTGGATCTCCATGGGACAGTTGATAATGGTGCTTTAATTCCAAGCTATGTGACAAATCATGGCATTGTGAAAGGCGCAGAGGTACATGCCCTGTTGAGAGAGAGCAAG GTTTTTGTGGGGTTGTCGTTTCCGTTTGAAGGCCCCGCCCCTTTGGAGGCCCTGGCGAATGGCTGCGTTTTCCTGAACCCCCGGTTAAACCCCCCACAGAGCAGACTGAACTCGGAGTTCTTCAAGGAAAAGCCCAACatcagagag GTGACATCACAGCACCCTTATGCCGAGGCCATAGGAGAGCCATATGTGTGGATGGTCGATATGGACAATTCTACAGATGTGGAGAGAGCTGTCAAAGCTATCATCAACCAAACA ATCGAGCCCTATATTCCCTATGAGTTCACCTGTGAAGGGATGCTCCAGAGAGTCAATATCCTTATTGAAAAACAG GACTTTTGTAACAGCACAACGAGCTGGCCCCCACTGAGCACGCTCCAGGTGGTCACAGCTGAGGTCGGCGCTTCCTGTAAAGACACCTGCCAGAAGCAGGGGCTGATCTGTGAACCAGCATTCTTCCCTCATCTTAACAGTGCCCAAAGCCTCGCGAA CTATGGTATTAATTGCCAAACCACGGAGCATTCTGGTGGGTACCTGGTGCTCCCAGCCTACgacaacaacagcaaacactgtGTGTTCCAGTCTGACCCCCTGCTCTTCAGCTGTGTTCGATCACACCTGTCCTGGACGCGAGTGTGTCCCTGTAGGGACTACATCAAAGACCAGATAGCCTTGTGCAAGGCCTGCCTATGA